One Candidatus Paceibacterota bacterium genomic window carries:
- the aspS gene encoding aspartate--tRNA(Asn) ligase produces the protein MENRIYIQDLHEHIGSEVTLAGWVDVRRDHGKLIFIDLRDATGKVQMVALPKNKAAHVAASAVRPEWVIKVVGEVKERPEKMVNPDLPNGDLEFVVTEMEVLAEAQSLPFDLDSDLNLDTLLDYRPLTLRRSREHAIFKVQSAIVNAYRTFLNNEGFTEFQSPKIIGADAEGSGEVFEVKYLYDRIAHLATSPQLYKQMLVGVFERVFTVGNVFRSEKHATSRHLNEYTSLDMEMGFITDHTDIMKVETNLLRSVCEHLRNTCEKEFSLCGSEIPTVPENIPSMKLREAQELIYKETGKDVREEPDLEPEDERWMCEWSKREHDSDFMFITHYPVSKRPFYTYEDEQDPGFTKSFDLLFRGVEITTGGQRRHLYESIVEGARLKNLDPENFEFYLQAFKYGMPPHGGWGMGLERLTARFLNIPNVKEATLFPRDINRIDTRLSSDEEEGSSEAPEENIKNNAS, from the coding sequence ATGGAAAATCGAATTTACATACAAGATCTACACGAACATATCGGCTCAGAAGTAACTCTGGCTGGATGGGTTGATGTACGCCGAGACCACGGGAAGCTTATTTTCATAGACCTACGTGACGCAACCGGAAAAGTACAGATGGTCGCCTTACCTAAGAACAAAGCTGCTCACGTGGCCGCAAGCGCAGTGCGTCCGGAGTGGGTCATCAAGGTTGTAGGGGAAGTAAAGGAACGCCCGGAAAAGATGGTTAATCCGGATCTGCCAAACGGCGATCTTGAGTTTGTCGTTACCGAGATGGAGGTGCTTGCTGAGGCGCAGTCACTGCCGTTTGATCTCGATAGCGATCTGAACCTCGATACACTGCTTGATTATCGACCGCTCACGCTCCGAAGAAGTCGTGAACACGCTATTTTCAAGGTTCAATCTGCTATCGTCAACGCCTATCGAACTTTTTTAAACAATGAAGGCTTTACTGAGTTCCAGTCACCTAAGATCATCGGGGCTGATGCCGAAGGGAGCGGTGAAGTATTTGAGGTTAAATATCTTTACGATCGCATTGCTCACTTAGCGACTTCGCCCCAGCTTTACAAACAAATGCTCGTTGGTGTCTTTGAGCGGGTATTCACTGTCGGGAATGTTTTTCGCTCAGAAAAACACGCGACGTCGCGCCACTTGAATGAATATACCTCGCTCGACATGGAGATGGGGTTCATCACTGATCATACTGACATTATGAAAGTTGAAACGAACCTTCTTCGTTCTGTGTGCGAACATTTACGTAACACCTGCGAGAAGGAGTTTTCCTTGTGTGGCTCCGAGATCCCTACTGTCCCTGAGAATATTCCAAGCATGAAGCTCCGAGAGGCTCAAGAGCTTATATACAAAGAAACCGGGAAAGATGTCAGGGAAGAGCCGGACCTTGAACCCGAAGATGAACGGTGGATGTGTGAATGGTCCAAACGCGAACATGATTCAGATTTTATGTTCATAACTCACTACCCGGTCTCGAAGCGACCATTCTATACCTATGAAGATGAACAAGATCCGGGCTTTACGAAAAGTTTCGATCTTTTATTCCGTGGCGTAGAAATAACCACCGGCGGGCAACGTCGCCACCTCTATGAGAGCATAGTAGAAGGAGCACGGCTGAAAAACCTGGATCCTGAGAACTTTGAATTTTATCTACAGGCATTCAAATACGGTATGCCGCCTCATGGGGGGTGGGGAATGGGGCTCGAACGGCTTACCGCACGATTTCTGAACATTCCAAACGTAAAAGAAGCAACCTTGTTCCCGCGAGATATTAATCGTATCGATACACGATTATCATCGGATGAGGAAGAGGGTTCAAGCGAAGCACCCGAAGAAAATATCAAAAATAATGCATCCTAA
- a CDS encoding DUF1653 domain-containing protein encodes MHPKPGIYKHFKGDKYRVIGVCKHSETLEELVMYEALYDNPESKLWVRPLGIFMETIERGDTKTPRFQFLKD; translated from the coding sequence ATGCATCCTAAACCCGGTATTTATAAGCATTTTAAAGGCGATAAATATCGCGTGATTGGTGTTTGCAAACACAGCGAGACCCTTGAAGAACTAGTGATGTATGAAGCGCTGTACGACAACCCGGAGTCGAAACTTTGGGTTCGACCGCTTGGTATCTTTATGGAGACAATAGAGAGAGGAGATACAAAAACACCGCGGTTTCAATTTTTGAAAGACTAA
- a CDS encoding helix-turn-helix domain-containing protein, which translates to MELIYIILAAIVGGGVMYTAISRIRCKNEGFEKEAGSSDLIATQSLEKEENLAQVMHLFDTKDEIANDDVENTLGVSDATASRYLSELEEQGQVKQIGETGHAVTYKKVI; encoded by the coding sequence ATGGAACTTATTTACATTATACTGGCGGCTATCGTAGGTGGTGGAGTCATGTATACGGCAATTTCACGTATCCGGTGCAAAAACGAAGGATTCGAAAAGGAAGCGGGAAGTAGCGACTTGATCGCTACGCAATCGCTGGAAAAAGAAGAGAACCTTGCTCAGGTAATGCATCTGTTTGACACAAAAGACGAGATCGCCAACGACGATGTCGAGAATACGCTCGGCGTATCCGACGCCACTGCAAGCAGGTACTTATCCGAGCTTGAAGAACAGGGACAGGTAAAACAAATAGGAGAAACCGGTCACGCAGTGACCTACAAAAAGGTGATCTAG
- a CDS encoding ScpA family protein: MSDLLANNQIDDQDAQINGKKGFKVKTEAFEGPLDLLLSLIQKRKLFISDISLAQVTDDYLTHLQELEQFPVADSAQFILTSSTLVLIKSKSLLPTLDLTDEEEEDIEELEERLKAYQRIQDLSVHIRDLYGEQLMASGCSHLNKTPVFSPTDEITPANLSEAMRSVLSRLPKQEQIPQTQVKKVVSLKETIERLSERIQRSLRGRFSEFSGYHRGKELSMEERVTVVVSFLAMLELVKTGLVQVSQRSHFDEIEMEHSDIGIPRYNSLE; encoded by the coding sequence ATGTCCGACCTGCTGGCGAATAATCAAATAGACGACCAGGACGCTCAAATTAATGGAAAGAAGGGTTTCAAGGTCAAAACAGAGGCTTTTGAAGGGCCATTGGACCTACTGCTGTCTCTGATCCAGAAGCGCAAACTTTTCATTAGTGATATTTCACTTGCTCAGGTAACCGACGACTATTTGACTCACCTTCAAGAACTTGAGCAATTTCCGGTTGCCGATAGCGCTCAGTTCATTCTCACCTCATCAACCTTGGTTTTGATAAAGTCAAAATCGCTTTTACCGACTCTGGACCTTACCGACGAAGAGGAAGAGGACATCGAAGAGCTTGAGGAACGACTCAAGGCATACCAGAGAATACAGGATCTTTCGGTACACATACGCGACCTCTATGGTGAACAACTCATGGCGAGCGGGTGCTCACATCTTAATAAGACACCGGTTTTTTCACCAACTGACGAGATAACACCAGCCAACCTCAGCGAAGCAATGAGAAGTGTCCTGAGCAGACTTCCAAAGCAAGAGCAAATACCGCAGACACAGGTAAAGAAGGTGGTGAGTCTCAAAGAGACGATAGAACGGCTGAGTGAGCGTATTCAAAGGAGTTTACGGGGCCGATTCTCTGAATTCTCCGGCTATCATCGAGGCAAGGAACTGAGCATGGAAGAGCGGGTAACGGTAGTGGTGAGTTTTCTGGCTATGCTCGAATTAGTCAAAACCGGACTGGTTCAGGTGAGCCAGCGATCTCATTTTGATGAGATCGAAATGGAGCACAGTGATATTGGTATTCCTCGTTATAATTCGTTAGAATAG
- a CDS encoding SMC-Scp complex subunit ScpB, protein MKTESQIESILFVKGEPVKHSTLCEVLDISTEELRNALVKLEQNLQIEGSERGIRLVQTTDTVELAAAPEAHELVETLNKKELTKRLGRAGLETLTIVLYQGPVSRRDIDYIRGVNSTAILRNLTIRGLIERRESEDGKQAIVYQPTTQLLRHLGISSTKELPEHDDIGDKVEQFYETNEPDDVQAIEQDEEQSDTSGSPDEERSESQQRTS, encoded by the coding sequence ATGAAAACTGAATCTCAGATAGAAAGCATATTGTTCGTCAAAGGGGAGCCGGTAAAGCACTCTACGCTGTGCGAGGTCCTTGATATCTCTACTGAAGAGCTGAGAAATGCTCTTGTAAAACTTGAGCAGAACCTTCAGATCGAAGGAAGTGAGCGGGGTATACGGCTTGTACAAACCACTGACACCGTAGAACTGGCAGCAGCACCTGAGGCACACGAGCTTGTTGAAACACTTAACAAAAAAGAGCTAACGAAACGACTTGGTCGAGCAGGCCTCGAGACCCTGACCATAGTACTGTACCAAGGGCCGGTAAGCCGCCGAGATATTGACTACATACGCGGGGTAAATTCCACTGCCATTTTACGCAACCTGACCATTCGCGGCCTTATCGAACGACGCGAATCAGAAGACGGTAAACAAGCGATCGTGTACCAACCGACCACTCAGCTTTTGCGCCATCTTGGTATATCGAGCACCAAGGAATTACCGGAACATGATGATATAGGAGATAAAGTAGAGCAATTTTACGAGACCAATGAGCCGGACGACGTTCAAGCCATTGAGCAAGATGAGGAGCAGAGCGACACTTCAGGTTCACCTGATGAAGAAAGGAGCGAAAGCCAACAACGTACCTCCTAA
- a CDS encoding serine hydrolase: MRSLRSFFQKINLPEENTGIKALSYGVLVLAMSALILTTTLWNPETKSDESNSQTATQDEVIRETEEKPDPFKGIRLQAEAAYVLDTTTGEVLFEKNATKHWPLASITKVMTAMTALDLIPDHTVVTVDQNAMLIEGDNGLYRDEQWSLQDLLDFSLVTSSNSGSGAIASIAGAIHNGPATTTFDDNVAFFVSAMNQKAREIGLADTEFHNPHGLDTDEENSGSYSTARDTALMMEYALANYPDLLDSTRRPYITRTSLADITHVVNNTNKVVNRIPGVIASKTGYTDLSGGNLVVAFDAGLNHPIIVVVLGSGYDERFSDVLQLVNASIDATSDITQTE, translated from the coding sequence ATGAGATCATTACGATCATTTTTTCAAAAAATTAACCTACCGGAAGAAAACACCGGAATAAAAGCACTCAGTTATGGAGTGCTTGTTTTAGCAATGTCGGCTTTGATCCTTACCACAACACTCTGGAACCCTGAAACCAAAAGTGACGAGAGCAATAGTCAAACAGCCACTCAGGATGAAGTTATCCGGGAGACGGAGGAGAAACCTGATCCGTTCAAGGGAATCCGCCTTCAAGCTGAAGCAGCGTACGTACTTGATACAACAACGGGTGAAGTACTGTTCGAGAAGAATGCCACCAAACATTGGCCTCTTGCTTCTATCACAAAGGTTATGACCGCAATGACCGCCCTAGATCTTATCCCTGATCATACAGTAGTGACGGTTGACCAGAACGCGATGCTGATAGAAGGGGACAACGGACTGTACCGGGATGAGCAATGGTCACTTCAAGATCTGCTTGATTTTAGTTTAGTAACATCTTCAAACAGTGGATCCGGGGCGATCGCCTCTATTGCCGGGGCGATACATAACGGACCGGCCACAACGACTTTTGATGATAACGTCGCATTTTTTGTTTCCGCAATGAACCAAAAAGCCCGAGAAATAGGACTTGCTGACACTGAGTTTCATAATCCTCACGGACTGGACACCGATGAGGAAAACAGCGGATCATACAGCACTGCACGAGATACTGCGCTCATGATGGAATATGCTCTTGCCAACTATCCCGACCTTCTTGATTCAACTCGACGGCCATACATAACTCGCACATCACTAGCAGACATAACTCATGTGGTAAATAATACAAACAAGGTTGTAAACCGTATACCCGGTGTTATTGCCTCTAAAACCGGGTATACCGACCTATCAGGAGGTAACCTTGTGGTCGCGTTTGATGCAGGGCTTAACCACCCGATCATTGTTGTGGTGCTTGGTTCCGGCTATGATGAGCGATTCAGTGATGTGCTACAATTAGTAAACGCCTCTATTGACGCAACATCTGATATTACACAAACGGAGTAG
- a CDS encoding putative peptidoglycan glycosyltransferase FtsW, translating into MTTHKRTFDRPFFIAALILVVGGFFIFISASLGLLAQERVTFSDVVLKQFLFGLVGGTGAMFIVSHIHYRNWRAYAFYVFCASIILTLLVFIPQISFEHGGARRWLSLGPFTLQPSEVLKIGFVIYFAAWLSGVRKRVHTYLYGLLPFLVLLVITGAIVLGQRDTDTFAMIVFAGLAMYMVAGARWRHIGIVIAAGLSGAVVLALSRPYIMGRILTFLDPTQDPLGASYQIRQSLIAIGSGGFSGRGFGQSIQKFGFLPEPIGDSIFAVAAEEFGFIGSFAIIALFIFFAYRGLYIAARAPDFFSRLLVVGIVILIVVQSFMNIAAMLGMIPLSGMPLLFISHGGTALIITLVEVGIILNVSKYMTSKPSNF; encoded by the coding sequence ATGACTACTCACAAACGCACATTTGACCGACCGTTTTTCATAGCCGCTCTCATTCTTGTTGTAGGCGGCTTTTTCATATTTATTTCTGCCTCACTAGGACTCCTTGCACAAGAGAGGGTTACTTTTTCTGATGTTGTATTAAAGCAGTTCCTTTTTGGTTTAGTTGGTGGAACCGGGGCAATGTTCATTGTGAGTCATATACACTACCGTAACTGGCGCGCGTATGCGTTCTATGTTTTTTGTGCGTCGATTATTCTGACGCTTCTTGTTTTTATACCTCAGATCAGTTTTGAGCATGGTGGCGCCCGGCGATGGCTTTCACTCGGGCCGTTCACACTTCAACCATCTGAGGTTCTTAAGATCGGATTCGTTATCTATTTTGCTGCTTGGCTTTCCGGTGTGCGAAAGCGTGTTCACACATATTTATACGGGCTTCTACCATTTCTTGTTTTACTTGTTATAACCGGAGCAATAGTACTCGGTCAGCGAGATACTGACACCTTTGCCATGATCGTGTTCGCGGGACTCGCTATGTACATGGTTGCCGGAGCGCGCTGGCGTCATATAGGTATTGTGATAGCAGCCGGACTAAGCGGGGCAGTGGTACTCGCATTATCACGACCATATATTATGGGTCGCATTCTTACGTTTCTTGATCCCACGCAGGATCCGCTTGGCGCCAGTTACCAGATCCGTCAATCCTTGATCGCGATCGGTTCCGGTGGATTTTCCGGACGAGGTTTTGGCCAGAGCATCCAAAAGTTTGGCTTTCTGCCTGAACCTATCGGAGACTCCATCTTTGCAGTTGCCGCAGAGGAGTTCGGTTTCATTGGAAGCTTCGCGATCATTGCGCTTTTTATCTTTTTTGCATATCGAGGTCTTTACATCGCGGCTCGGGCTCCTGATTTCTTTTCTCGACTTTTGGTGGTCGGAATTGTTATACTGATCGTTGTCCAATCATTTATGAACATAGCGGCAATGCTTGGCATGATTCCGCTCTCCGGAATGCCGCTCTTGTTCATAAGTCACGGCGGTACTGCACTTATAATAACCCTTGTTGAGGTTGGTATTATACTCAACGTATCCAAATATATGACCAGTAAACCTTCTAACTTTTAA
- a CDS encoding UDP-N-acetylglucosamine--N-acetylmuramyl-(pentapeptide) pyrophosphoryl-undecaprenol N-acetylglucosamine transferase codes for MKIVFTGGGTGGHFYPIIAVAEQLQKKLENEHQSDSSTLYYIAPEAYDEAMLQAVGLQYDSIPAGKVRRYFSFQNVLDVFKTIAGIFLAIWKLFLLYPDAVFAKGAYGSVPVLWAARILRIPVVIHESDSVPGRTNRWAAKFATRIAVSYKDAARYFPKEKVAHTGQPVREHIQKPIKEGARDHFGITSDVPVLLILGGSQGAQNINSAIINVLPQLLNEYVVIHQTGEGNLEETSEVARAILHEHEHGERYIPVGSLNSTEMAYAAGAASLVISRAGSTIFEIAQWGIPSIIIPIEDSNGDHQRTNAFSYARIGAASVVEESNLTVNILPSEIRRILKQPEVYEQMKKSTQFFVYPDAAEIIANELYTIAQH; via the coding sequence ATGAAAATAGTATTTACCGGAGGCGGAACAGGCGGACACTTCTACCCGATCATAGCCGTTGCTGAACAGCTCCAGAAAAAACTAGAGAACGAACACCAGAGCGATTCGTCAACGCTGTACTATATTGCTCCCGAAGCATACGACGAAGCGATGCTTCAAGCTGTCGGACTACAGTATGACAGCATCCCGGCCGGCAAAGTGCGACGGTATTTTTCCTTTCAAAACGTACTCGATGTTTTTAAAACCATTGCCGGTATTTTCTTGGCTATTTGGAAACTATTCTTACTCTATCCTGATGCCGTATTTGCGAAAGGCGCGTACGGGAGCGTGCCGGTACTCTGGGCGGCTCGTATACTACGTATCCCGGTCGTGATCCACGAATCAGACAGTGTGCCCGGCAGAACAAATAGGTGGGCCGCAAAATTTGCTACTAGAATCGCTGTTTCCTACAAAGATGCCGCTCGTTATTTTCCAAAGGAAAAGGTTGCCCACACCGGCCAGCCGGTACGAGAACATATTCAGAAACCAATTAAGGAAGGGGCTCGAGATCACTTTGGCATCACATCAGACGTGCCGGTATTACTGATACTTGGCGGGTCACAAGGAGCACAGAACATTAACAGCGCGATCATTAACGTATTACCTCAACTCCTCAATGAGTACGTTGTGATCCATCAGACAGGGGAGGGGAATCTCGAAGAAACAAGTGAGGTGGCACGAGCGATCCTTCATGAACATGAACACGGTGAACGTTATATTCCGGTTGGCTCACTGAATAGCACCGAAATGGCGTACGCGGCGGGTGCGGCGTCGCTTGTGATTTCTCGAGCCGGATCAACGATCTTTGAGATCGCTCAGTGGGGGATTCCGAGTATTATAATTCCGATTGAAGACTCAAATGGAGACCATCAGCGTACAAACGCCTTTTCCTACGCCCGCATCGGCGCCGCAAGCGTTGTCGAAGAGTCAAATCTCACAGTCAATATTCTTCCTTCAGAGATCCGACGAATTCTCAAGCAGCCAGAGGTGTATGAACAGATGAAGAAAAGCACCCAATTCTTCGTATACCCTGACGCCGCAGAGATCATTGCTAACGAACTCTACACCATTGCACAGCACTAA
- the gltX gene encoding glutamate--tRNA ligase — protein MNSDPSAAIITRFPPSPTGVLHVGSYRTALYSWLYARQNNGTFVLRIEDTDKERSTPEFETNIYESLNWLGIEADDAYRQSDRSARHAEVLQQLIDNGQAYISKEEVKKEGQRAEVIRFKNPNEEVVFRDAVRGDVTFDTTDLGDFVIAKSMNEPLYHLAVVVDDYDSGITHVIRGEDHISNTPRHILIQKAIQAPRPIYAHIPLILATDKSKLSKRNGARAILEYRDEGFLPDAILNYMALLGWNPGTEQEIFSRDELLKEFSLERIHKGGAIFSEEKMRWINREHIKRLPVDTLHTFLREFLLRSPRLTEKKWKLTNEVFDRIVPIITERIETFKDATELLTSGELDYFFEAPTYPDAQALVWKKSTLEKAREHLSTVYNTLEGLPENAFEYDKLKESLWDYAEAEGKGDVLWPLRYALSGKEKSPDPFTLTEALGKTETLTRVKNAQQKLDSAL, from the coding sequence ATGAATTCAGACCCATCAGCAGCGATCATAACTCGTTTCCCACCCTCACCAACAGGGGTTCTTCATGTTGGTAGCTACCGCACAGCCCTCTACAGCTGGTTATATGCACGGCAGAATAACGGTACCTTTGTTCTTCGAATCGAAGACACGGACAAGGAACGAAGTACTCCGGAATTCGAAACGAATATTTACGAGAGCCTTAACTGGCTCGGCATCGAGGCCGATGACGCATACAGGCAGTCCGATCGTAGTGCCCGTCACGCCGAGGTGCTCCAACAACTTATTGATAACGGACAAGCATATATATCAAAAGAAGAAGTCAAAAAAGAAGGACAGCGAGCAGAAGTGATCCGCTTTAAAAACCCGAACGAAGAGGTCGTGTTTCGTGATGCAGTGCGAGGAGACGTTACATTTGATACAACCGACCTAGGAGATTTTGTAATAGCCAAAAGCATGAACGAGCCGCTCTACCATCTAGCAGTTGTTGTTGACGACTACGACTCCGGCATCACTCACGTCATTCGCGGTGAAGACCATATATCAAATACACCTCGTCATATACTGATCCAGAAAGCGATCCAGGCACCTCGTCCGATCTATGCGCATATACCGCTTATACTAGCAACGGACAAAAGCAAACTATCCAAAAGAAACGGAGCCCGAGCGATCCTTGAATATCGTGATGAGGGATTTCTCCCTGACGCAATTTTAAACTACATGGCTCTCTTGGGCTGGAACCCGGGAACTGAACAAGAAATATTTTCCCGTGATGAACTTCTTAAGGAATTCTCACTTGAACGCATCCACAAAGGCGGGGCAATATTCAGTGAAGAAAAAATGCGCTGGATAAATCGTGAACACATTAAACGTCTTCCAGTAGACACTCTTCATACATTCCTGCGAGAATTCCTTTTGCGATCACCGCGATTAACCGAGAAGAAATGGAAACTAACGAACGAGGTCTTTGATCGTATCGTACCTATCATAACTGAGCGGATCGAGACCTTTAAGGATGCCACTGAGCTGCTCACCAGCGGCGAGCTTGATTATTTTTTCGAAGCCCCGACCTACCCTGACGCACAAGCACTCGTTTGGAAAAAGAGCACCCTTGAAAAAGCACGCGAGCACCTATCTACTGTATACAACACTCTTGAGGGTCTGCCGGAAAATGCATTCGAGTACGACAAGCTAAAGGAGTCGCTCTGGGACTATGCAGAGGCAGAAGGGAAAGGGGATGTTCTCTGGCCACTTCGCTACGCCCTTTCCGGGAAAGAAAAGTCACCTGACCCATTTACATTAACTGAAGCACTCGGAAAAACAGAAACACTTACGCGCGTAAAAAACGCTCAACAAAAACTAGATTCAGCGTTATAA
- a CDS encoding peptidoglycan DD-metalloendopeptidase family protein, with amino-acid sequence MQLFLKHWRELIFGLFSVALLATSIVAGPTGLQGSEIDDLRRHIQERQGQIDNLEKEIKKYENELNQTSAEAETIEQKLAELRASRSKLEAEIGVAQNQISSKSYTIDKLALEMGDIEERVALHREAVAEILREIDQEDNTTLIEAMLIHGTISGLWDEIESLDQLQEGVHSRIESLIELREEMEEKQIETIQTKEELEKWRATLSDKKQILESNEHEQSKVLGATRSKEEQYRAILAEKNRQHEEFEKDVARLESELQIAIDPNKFPERGTGVLASPVPDMSLRSCWDGGGSHANCVTQYFGHTSFSKRTAAYKGNGHNGLDFRTSVGTPISAPLGGVVRATGNTDAIPGCYSYGKWVLLEHSNGLSTMYAHLSLIKVSQGQGVSTGDVIGYAGNTGFSTGPHLHFTVYATEGVRVVKYTSSNGCKDATIPIADLNAYLDPIDYLK; translated from the coding sequence ATGCAACTATTTCTAAAACACTGGCGTGAGCTCATATTCGGACTCTTTAGCGTTGCTCTCCTGGCAACAAGCATTGTTGCTGGCCCAACCGGCCTACAGGGAAGCGAGATCGATGACCTTCGTAGGCATATCCAAGAGAGACAAGGGCAGATCGACAACCTAGAAAAGGAGATCAAAAAATACGAAAACGAGCTCAACCAAACCAGCGCTGAAGCAGAAACCATTGAGCAAAAATTAGCTGAATTGAGAGCCTCCCGATCAAAACTTGAAGCAGAGATAGGAGTTGCTCAAAACCAGATCTCTTCTAAGAGCTATACCATAGACAAGCTAGCGCTTGAAATGGGCGACATTGAAGAACGTGTTGCACTCCACCGAGAAGCGGTAGCTGAGATCCTCCGAGAAATAGATCAAGAGGACAATACCACATTGATCGAAGCAATGTTGATCCACGGCACTATTTCCGGCCTCTGGGATGAGATAGAATCACTCGACCAGCTCCAGGAAGGAGTGCATTCACGGATTGAGTCACTTATAGAACTGAGGGAAGAAATGGAAGAAAAGCAGATCGAGACGATCCAAACCAAAGAAGAACTTGAAAAGTGGCGTGCCACACTGAGCGACAAGAAACAAATACTAGAGAGCAACGAACACGAGCAATCAAAAGTGCTTGGTGCAACTCGAAGCAAGGAGGAGCAGTATCGAGCTATCTTGGCCGAGAAAAACCGTCAACATGAGGAATTTGAAAAGGATGTAGCACGACTTGAATCCGAGCTTCAGATCGCCATTGACCCGAACAAGTTCCCGGAAAGAGGGACCGGTGTATTAGCAAGCCCGGTACCTGACATGTCACTACGTTCATGTTGGGACGGTGGAGGAAGCCATGCCAACTGTGTTACCCAATACTTTGGACACACAAGCTTTTCAAAACGCACAGCTGCCTATAAAGGCAACGGGCACAACGGTCTTGATTTTCGAACGAGTGTCGGCACTCCAATCTCCGCACCACTTGGCGGAGTAGTAAGAGCAACAGGCAACACTGATGCTATACCGGGTTGCTACTCGTATGGTAAATGGGTGCTCCTAGAGCATTCGAACGGCCTTTCTACCATGTACGCTCATCTTTCCTTAATTAAAGTATCACAAGGTCAAGGCGTATCTACGGGAGACGTGATCGGGTACGCCGGAAATACAGGATTCTCGACCGGACCACACCTTCACTTCACCGTATACGCTACCGAGGGTGTGCGTGTGGTAAAATATACTAGCAGCAACGGATGCAAAGATGCGACCATTCCGATCGCCGACCTTAATGCATATCTAGACCCGATCGACTACCTGAAATAA
- a CDS encoding tyrosine-type recombinase/integrase, whose protein sequence is MKSDKPITAHILPFLDYCEIEKGLSSNTQRNYKQYLQVFELWLTKTGNSTLLPHNLTAEHVWEYRLYLARTYKSPAGKHLSKKSQNYYLIALRALLNYFSDRDMGSLPSTKVKLAKQKTEEAISFLEYNDIESIVAVPDTSTPKGLRDRAIMELLFSSGMRIAELVALDQDQMSFLKDGSTDKTYELAIVGKGNRVRTIFISPRAAQWLREYLGSRGDVEKPLFSNIRSRDPGNKRLSPRYIQKMISQCAMLAGISKKVTPHTLRHTYATDLLSHGADLRSVQELLGHKNVSTTQVYTHVTNKQLKNIHEKFHGKK, encoded by the coding sequence ATGAAAAGCGACAAACCTATCACTGCTCATATACTCCCCTTTCTCGATTACTGCGAGATCGAGAAAGGGCTGTCGAGTAATACTCAACGCAACTACAAACAGTACCTGCAGGTCTTTGAACTCTGGCTTACAAAGACGGGGAACAGCACTCTCCTCCCCCACAACCTTACTGCCGAACATGTTTGGGAATATCGATTATATCTTGCTCGAACCTATAAGTCCCCTGCCGGTAAGCATTTGAGTAAAAAATCTCAGAATTATTATTTGATCGCGCTCCGGGCTTTACTTAATTACTTTTCTGATCGCGACATGGGGTCACTACCTTCTACAAAAGTGAAACTTGCAAAGCAGAAGACCGAAGAGGCTATATCTTTTCTTGAATACAACGACATTGAATCCATTGTGGCAGTACCGGACACTTCTACCCCGAAAGGTCTGCGAGACCGAGCGATTATGGAACTCCTGTTTTCATCAGGAATGCGTATTGCGGAACTCGTCGCGCTTGATCAAGATCAAATGTCTTTTCTCAAGGACGGCTCAACTGACAAAACATATGAGCTTGCGATCGTAGGCAAAGGCAATCGTGTTCGTACAATTTTCATCTCTCCTCGAGCAGCTCAGTGGCTTCGCGAATATCTTGGTTCACGAGGTGATGTAGAGAAACCACTTTTCAGTAACATCCGATCACGTGACCCGGGAAACAAGCGACTCTCTCCCCGATATATTCAAAAGATGATCTCCCAATGCGCCATGCTTGCCGGCATCTCAAAGAAAGTAACTCCGCACACGCTTCGCCACACATACGCCACCGACCTTCTCTCCCACGGAGCAGACCTCAGAAGTGTACAAGAGCTTCTTGGTCACAAAAATGTCTCCACTACTCAGGTATACACACACGTCACCAACAAACAGCTTAAAAATATTCACGAAAAATTTCACGGTAAGAAATAA
- a CDS encoding ChaB family protein produces MPYSKREDLPKQVQDPLEDVPHAQDIWMEAYNSAMEQYDGEESRAARVAWAAVKEKYEKGSDGKWHPKE; encoded by the coding sequence ATGCCATATTCAAAAAGGGAAGATCTTCCAAAGCAGGTTCAAGATCCATTAGAGGACGTGCCTCACGCACAGGATATTTGGATGGAGGCGTACAATAGTGCAATGGAGCAATATGACGGAGAAGAAAGTCGCGCTGCCCGTGTTGCCTGGGCGGCAGTTAAGGAAAAATACGAAAAGGGAAGTGATGGTAAATGGCACCCTAAGGAGTAA